CAGTCTCGAAAGACTGCGCGAATTGGCAGGACTACTTAGGTCCACCGGATGAATGGATGCGCCCAGATGACGGCCTTCTTGGGAACGGCACATATTCTCAGAAAGGTGTTGCATCGCTGAGCTGCGGGAGGGTGCTGAGATATGATATGGAAAACCCAGCAAGAATTGAGCCGAGGGAGCTGGAGAAAATCTTATCgatatcatgataataaaagGAGGATTGTGTTGCACTTCACTCTGGCGTTGCTTGAAAATCGGAACACCCGTACACTATTTCGAGAGATCGGGACGGATCACGGAATGAATAACAAACAATAGAAGCaaagtgaattttttattAAGCTACTTTTAGGTCAAAAGTTCATGAGCTTCCAGCGAGTTTAAACATGTACAAGATATGGTTAGTCTGGTTGATGAGTCTGTTAGCACTGAGGTAAACAGCTTCGGCcctgaaacaaacaaagaagcaaAAGACACAATAAAGCcagtaaaataaattttaggcTAACACTGGTTGGAAAAGTGGACCTTATGATGTTgtaattattaaatattttctATAAGTAGCAAACGAATTTGTTTCCAGAAGGCATCTTGCGATACAAATCGACCTCAAAAAGTTAATTGAACTACTCGTTGATTTCAAACCTGATTGCTGATGACACATGTCGCTCTCAATATTGATTTTCGTAATCCCATGGAGTTAATGAAAGCCAAGGCAAATGAGTAAAACCTTGCAAAAAACGATCTCCCAATACAGACCAGTATGTATCGATACGGAAACAAGTTCAAAACATCGGAAACAAACCTTTGATCCTTGAAGTATTGCTTTAAGGTGTCGCTGAAGTTTTTGGAATACTTCACGAATTCCTTTTTGTTTCGCTCAAGGGCCTacacaaacaaattaaatccACATCAATAACCCTTTTACTCTTCTGGACGAGACTTATTTCTCAAGTACTCACGGTATGACGCTTGTTTCAAGTTGTCACGGGTGACGACTGCAAACCACAGCCCCCGTCTTGCAACCCGTGTTGGGGAGCTTACACAAAGGTAACGGCTTTGGATAACACCCCAAAATACAAGTCCGTGTTATCAGTATCATAAAAGGGAGAAATattgcaaatgtttattttcaaatgacgtttTCCTTGTGATCATTTCCATCGTcattgcttaagctccctactatAATTTCTCCAAGACGTTCCAAACCGAAAATGTCCAGTAACTGTCAAAGACATGAAAGCAACACGAACAGGTGCTGAAATGCAGaaaggcaaataaaaattcagTGACAAGTGCTCCACAGGGTTTCAATTTGGTCACTTCACGTCACCATGAGGAACGTTTAGTAGGAAAGACGAtgctaacaagaaaaaaataatgtccCATTCCcatcaaaataatgatttcCTGCAAAAAGGACTTTGATATAGCAGGACCACCTGAGAACAGAGACAGGGAAGTTTGCGGAGTGCAAAACATACACAGATGTGcagtttttcactttacagTTAATTCATTGACCTCTTTATACTGGGCCATCTTCCCAACAGACTgacaatttttgaaaacctcGTTAACAGCATCTAGTAGATCTTTAATAGCTGTGGCAATATCTCTGAAATACGATTTACAAACAAACGGTTAATTCAACCTGCAAAGTTTGATACCACAATGaaagttaacaaaatttaacagaCCTGTTAGGATTTTCTTTCTACTATAAGCGCAATGAAATACtagctcaaaaaaaaaatgactgaatcttactgaaacaaattattcaaaaaaaattaatataactACTACCGGTACCACAAATTCACTACAGTTTGCTCTTCCTAAAATGGACATTTCGACCACTAGAGTGAAATTAGAACAATTGACTTCGAAATATGTTGTAGTAACAATAAGTTGGTGCCTAGTGGCAAACAAGGTAGcttttttgcataaactattgttgcggaatgctcttgggaatatgcagacctcccaagagtatttcacaacaatagtttatgcaaaatttggggggcaaacagagtgcattatggacaattggaaaatagtgaataAATTTTACAGGTATCctgtcaaaattaattgtgaAATAACCTATTAACGCTAGGGTCAGCATTTTCATAAGGgttatttttttatggttagggttagattGGTGTATTTCATTGTTGTGGCATCCTAAGCAGTCTTTTAAAAATGGAGGggaaataaacaattattacaatcaCTGATTATTTAACACTGACAATAAAGCGGAACAACTTAATGTGTCAATAAGAAACCTCTGACTTTTGATGCCTGAAAAGAAACCACTATACTTATTAACTTCAGCAATGAACTCACTTTATTGTTTGAAGAAACTTCTGTCTGTTGCTGATTTCAGCTGGGATTTTTGCCAGGATAGCCTTCAgatctaaaattaataaaaattaataatgttgACAGAGTGTTTTAGAGCCACAAAATAATGGCAAACAAAGCAtgtggaaagaaaaacagtgtTAAAAAGCTGTCCTTGGCACCACATAGTGGCtgacacaaaacaaaatgtccaCAGCAAGTCAGCAATTGCTTGCACTCTCCAATTTTGTGACATCACTTGCATACATCTTCCATTGACATTCCAACATTCCACTTAGTATATCACAGCCACTTGTTTTACATGAATTagttcaaattttcaataatCGTTaccttttgctttctttgacAATGAAGCAAACTCAAGTTCTTTAATAGCGAAAGAATAATCTGTAGATTAAGGAAAATTGATTGGTTCACTAGTTCTCGGTTACCAGCTATTATACCTGCATTTGACCTTACATGCAAATGAATGCATCAAAAGCCGCTCGacataaaatttttcatgGGAAGCCAAGTACGTTTTGTGGACAAAAAATATGTATCCAAAAAGTAGATAACGACGAAATTCAAGAAATTATGGATAAGGCTGTCccgaaacaacaaaaaaaagccacaaagtTCAGGATGAGGTTATTTAATGGTACTTATCTGTGAAGTTTCCCTTAATATTTGCAGAATTTCAAATGTGACCGTCGAGATTTTACGCATTTATGAAGATtacataacaacaacaatagtcCTGGTGGCGCCACGTTTTCAAAACCAATAGAAGAAATGTCGAAACAAGAGTTAAATGCTTGTTTGAAGTGTCTTTACACGTCTTTCAGAAAGAAAGATGGCACGAATTACaaaatttcattcacaaaaCCATTAGAGCCGCCATTGATTGTTTCCTTCGCTTTTTTTGGCGCCCAGAAGTCACATCACTTTCtggtcatttcttaaacttaaTAAAAATTTAGCAAATCCgaaggttgagaatttaataaaacaattattccattcatgcttgttggatatgagattggttatagccaactcggctcTACGCGGCttgttggctatttaccatctcatatccaacgtgCGCTCGtggaattattatatatatatatatatatatacatataactAATATAATTTGCACGGAAATTCTCTTGCCAGGAGAGGGGGTCTAGATCCTGCTCGCCTCTCAACTCCTTTAACGGAACCTCCCTTGCAGTTTCGCACTGGAAATTAAGGATGGACACTTATGGTTGGGTGTCGATCCAGCCGTCTCAACCAAAACAAGCCATTCCCCGGACCGGTTTTGACTTTAATGTCTTCTTCAGCGGAGTTTTACAGTTTCAGCTTGTCCGGTCGCTTACGCGCCGTTGGACTTAATGCATTAACTCATATaactaatatatatataaaattatatataactaactgcagacggtactgtttcggccttctgggcctcctCAGTGCAGTGCCAATGTCTGGGATGAAGGTAGGGCATTAAGCccacctcgagtgtcccaTGCATATGGTAACATCTCAGTCATGCCAGAGTACTGCTCAAAGCAGAGAACTAGCGAgcataatttatatataaatGATGTTATGCAAACAGTTTTACTTATCCTGGGAGCAAATAGTTTTATTTATCCTGAGAGTGCTCTATGCAAAATTATGCAGTTACACATACTTAAGCACGTATTTCACAACCATGTCCAATACAGAGACATAAAGAGATTCAGGCTACTTTCTTACCGACATACAGGCATTATCAGGCATCATGTGGTGTCCCTTGAGCCAAAGAGCCTCAAGTATATGACTGTTTGGTTAGGGTTCTAGACAACTAGTTTCCaagagacactttgtgacatccACATAATATAGTAATAATCTCATTATGTACGTgctttacaaataaaaaactgaCCTTGACTGTTGTTTGCAGCACAAAGGAGAagaatttcattcatgtttaCGGGCAAGTTAAAGTGTGCTGaaaaaagacatgaaagacaagataataacattattatcaATGGGTGTATTGAGTTGATAAGCCTTTGTAAACTTGGGTGGTCACAGCACATCACAGTCATCTGCAATGCCTGGTTCAAGCTTGGCATACTTCTCATTAGAAATCATACACAGAACTACATTAGAATTAACAGTggtaacaaaaaacaaatgaagcgAAATGTAACCTGAATACTTCCTTTACATTATATTTACTAGagcattaaattaaaaattgtatTCAGTGCATTTTGGATGCAAAATACTGTGCATATCCATTGGACTAGAAAGAGATAAACTTTGTAATGTATTATGcatgtggcttaaaatgtacCTGATTTCATAATTTCTCCAACAATTTGTTGTGTGACACCTGGAATCTCCTTCTCAGcctaaaaatgccaaaacggGTTCAAATTCAACACATACACTAACAATGGCTACTGTACTGAtgaaatctgattggctgaaagcaAAGGAATTTAAGCCTCATTTTGAATTAAATACCTAATTTACATAATGATAGAGAATGCTGTTTTCTAATTGCTAAATTCTGAATTAATGACATTAACAGAGTGTTATGTAAACATAATAACACAATGATATCAAGTCTGGAAATTCAAACAAGGGAATAATATGTAATTTAAGAAATACTGATCTCACCAATGCACCAATCCAATTAAGATGTTCTCACCTACTGCTTAAATCTGCACGTGTCAACAAGCCCAACAGGTGAGCTACAACTAATGATAAATTTTAATCATGAGAATTACGATAGGCTCTTTTCATTGGTGTACCTTAGCAAAAGCAGCTCCCAGCTTTTTGACCATTTCTGTGTCATAGGAAGGCTCCAACTAAAATCACCAACAGAGTATAAGAAACAAGAAAGcaatgtaaaaataaattatatgaaGGAATTCAGTATGACTTTATCTCACTATGAGTGAAAGTACTCAAACGCTGACATTTTGAGTATCCCCTCTATCAACTGAGGGTACTGAAGATGTCCGAATTCATTGTACTGGTGCCAATTAATCGATTGATTTAGTACACTGACTTTTAACACGGATTTAATACAGTTGTGTGAGAAGAACTGAACAATTTAGTATCCTTCATAAAGACCAAATATCTGGAATTCACTACCGATTCAATTGATGTACCTCAACATCATTCTCTATAGACTATTCCCtttaaaagaaagcaaaagaagaaTCTAATAgatattaattatttgttaaTGTTATCATTACCTCGCGAAGTGCTGGCTTGACAATCGTTTCCAGTGCCAGGTTTGGCACTGGTGTGCTTTCTTCTCCATCGAGTGCCATTAAAAAATTGCGAGCGTCGTTTCCTACTGTGGGCTGACCGCCATGATGGCTAAACTCAAGCGGCTAGCGGCAATGGTAAGTCAGCTGGTAGGTACGTGGTGTATGGAAAAtcgaaaaattggaaaacaatgCGTGACACTATACGAACAGGAAAAATGTAATGGAAAACTCTTTGAAGTGTCatagaacattaaaaaatgtgGTGTATGGAGACTGTAATGTTCAAGGGTTAGTTCACACGTTTATCTGTCCGCTTAGCTACATCGTCTCTCGCTGTTAGTCTTCTCGTTATGCTAATTCAAAACGCGTTCTCGCAGCACAgttcataataattactaCAAGTCTGACTCTCATGGGGCCTTGGACATGGACATGGAGGCCTACACACTACAGAGACATATAATTTACCGTGTCAGGaacctatgagtaggagcatgcaactcaactgtattcctgtcacggcgttttcatagaccgattcaTTTTTAAggcgaatctactttgaatgagacttccgtgggagtgccataaccaatcacaagacactaattgacgtcactgcgtcactggaccggaactgcctttctttcacgaaagaaaaggtgtactaaaaatagaccaGTCTGTAAAAGTGCAGTAACAtaggagttgcaagctccagctcatcggctcctgaccGTGTACAATTTCCGAGTCCGTTGCTTTCAACCAGAGCTTTAGTTGTGTGCTTTAGTCCCTTCGCTTGCTTGAAATACTTTGATTCCTTTGCCTCCAGCTCCTTATTGCTATtcgtgattggtttatttgaGGTGCTTTACTCTCTTGAGGTGCTTGGCTTGTTTAAGGTGCTCCGTGTACGTTTTAGAAGCAGCGgcccatttctcgaaagtcccgaaacttctCGGAGACATAATTCTCgtattttcaaaacgaaggtgttccgtgtcatgaaactttgcagttattttaatttttattgcccttacaacatgtgaaaagaccagcttacagaataagcaggtcggagttttacgaatggcttttcgggctcgTAAATATTTCGGGTCTTTTTAGAAATGCACGCCAGGAGCTAGCTATAGTAGGAACGGTCATGCTTACGCAAaagggtctcaatggggtaGGCGCTTTTACGGTTAACGGTTAatattttggcttttttaCAGCTAACGGttaattttttggcttttttacGGCTaatcgttattttttttccataacgGTTAACAGgagttgttaaaaattaattgctaTTGTTCTAAGAagttaaatattaaattccATTGTTGTAAAACATACTGAAAGTCATTAGACAAATTTGAGATGAAAACAGTATTTTGTGTGTGTACATTCTCAGTGAACTATAAAACTTTTATACTTTTACTGCGGTAGAAAAACAACGAATACCAAAATAAGGTAGAGTTTTAAATCacttaaaggaaaataaactaGGAACGACAGATCCATGTAAATGTAACCTGTGTCACAAGTATATTTAATTGTacgtgtttgtttgtttgtttgtagaTGGCAACAATTCTATATGAAACGTAAAGCTTTAATTAACAGGTTTGTATGGCCTCCTGTGGCTTGCCACTTTGCGCACATCTAAACATCAAACCTTGTTCACACCTTCACTTGTCCTCCAGACCCTGTCATTATTGGCTTACCAATAACCAGCTCTTCTGACTCAATATCGACATCATTGTCACTGTAGTCCCTCTTTATTGAAATTACGGATTTCTTGCCGTTTAGCTCGCTTTCCCCATCTGAGCTAAGCAACGGCATCCAAGGTAAAAATCAGCGGTATGTGGTGGATTGGCTCGTCCAGCAAGGGGTAGAAAAAACTTTCTCAAAGGtatgttttcttaattttaatatGCACTTTAATCTAAAAAGGcataatttcaaagcaaatagCAGCGAGAGCGTGTATAAATTGTCGCGTTTCGCAACAGGCCGCAGTTGATTTATTCTacatgttattattataaaaatgccggtttttgaaaacattatcAAATCGTTTGCAAACCAAGGACTACAAATAAACATGTGTCATTAAAAAGGTCTGTATTAGAATATATTTACGCATTTCACATCACACAACAATTTTAGTGGTGTTTTGATGGTTGACTGTTTTTATCATCGGTTTGCCATTATTGTCAAAatcatttaacaattattgtgagCTTTGAATTTCAGATTACTTGAATTTGGCCTCAAAACACATTATTTTATTGGATCTGGAACGCTAACGTAGCAAGATAGGGAGCTTTGCGCGTGCGTGAATTGTGGCGTTTCGCTACCGGCTTCATTTTATTCGTTATATATGGGGGGATATTTGCCCTCTACTTTGATTACTTTCGTCCCCACTACCGGGTATTTGCAATAGCTTAAGTGCCCCGTCCCCGGCAATTTGCCAtccacaagaaaaaaagggtAAATTCCAGGGGGCTAGCCCAGGAAGTGGGGGGTGGGGGACTGGTGCATAAATAAGGCATCCATCATGATGATTCTGTTGAGAAGGCCTAATATATAGCGCACCACGTGCAGTCTACTTTTACGTTGCAAGAAAGTACAGCGGTCCATAACTAAACTTTCGTCCTTCGAGGTCATCGTAATAGTTACAGCCAGGAGGTCATCTCTTTTAAACAAAACGAGCATGacatacaaaaaaattctctttcttttcatatGGACATGTCAAcccaacaaaaacaaactagcGTATCTGATTTAATACTTTACTACAAGGATCCCCCGAACTACAGAAGGAGAAATGTACCATCACACCGGGAACGAGTAGGCCAAGCGGCATTCAAGCGAACCAAGCAGCCAAAGAATTGCAACAGTTGCTAGGGAGTTCACGAAAACAAAACCGTGGCCCATTCAGGAtcgacaaaacaaatttttctttccgaATCAAATATCGAATGTTTGTTACAAGATCAgagttgttaaatattttcaaataaaaactggTTTTTACCGCAAAAATCCGAGTTGTTTATTTAATCTCCAAAATACACAACTCGgatttctaaagaaaaatccgcgtttttaattttaattaaaatttcagtTTAGCCTTTATTCTCGGCGTTGGTAGTCCTCTCAGGAGTCTGCGTAAATAGTAGTTGTTtgcatttcaataataattctaggagcagttgtttttttttcacctgtcTTAAGACAATGAAAAATGCCCATTTTGTCCTTTGGAAAGTAAGCGATCTCGTCGGCAAAAAGTGCCCGTTTGCTACTGGTGAGTAGTTTGTGCTGCCAAGTGACCAAGAGATGACACTCGGGATCCTTGATGAGTAAAAAAGGAATAAATCGCATTTAAAAAAGATCTCGTGATCGACATCGGGGAAAGACAGAGTCTGTTTTGATTCTTGAGCAGCTGGTTCGTTCACGCTACAAAACGTATTGAGGTCATGTACGTCTTTACTTGGGCGGTATCGGATTTTCTCCAAACCAAGCCAACAACCACTCTTCAAGTGCTAAGTTTCACGGATGAAGTGGCACCATCTTTGCTTTTGGCTTGCATTGCAATATTGGGTCTCTTCTTGCTGTATGTCGTTATCAAACACGCATTCACTGACCATATGCATGTGAACTCCAGAGTCGATCAGGATTTCGACGAGGACTCCTGCGATGAAGTTTCCAGCCACGACTGACCACGATCAAGAAATTAAATCACGAGACTTTTACGTGCTACTTTTCAAGGTCACAAAGGGTTTCTTGGtagccttttcaaaatgagAAACTATGTTATATCTTAGAACAATTTGTGGCATTAGCGAAGTTTTCTTGAGAGGTTTAGAACAATGCATTACCTTTTGAACTAAAAGGCTAGGGTTTTTTCAACACACAGGTAGGAATTTTCTCTGACCCCGTATTATGAGACATCGACTATTAAGGCAGAAATTTGATTGTTAATATAATGGAAACATCAGAAAACCCGTTTTAAGTAAACCTTAAGTGAAATCGGCTTTGTCTTGAgtcaagttttctttaaaGACGCCAGAGGAAATCTGTGCAAAACAGATGATTCCAGATAGCATAGACAATAAACTGAGCAATTAAATATAGTATATCATGGCGTGTAATTTATGATCAGCTGAAAGCGATTTCTAATTTAGTTTATGTAATTCCGTGACGAGGGATCGAGTTTATCTGTCATAAAAATCAATTTCACATTTCATATCCCACACGACactagtttttaatttttgtgtgCCTCGTCACTCTGTGTTTTGACACAATATTTGCATTTCCTATGATTTTGGTAAAAAGCACTTAATTAATTCATTTATCGAGGCGTGAAGATAAAGTCTGGACAGTTTTGTAAGTGGCCCAACATTTTGTACGAAATTTACAAAACATCCTTCATTTCGTTATTCCCATGATGTTTAAATTGAAACTTAACAGTACGGTcgtgttatttttatttatcaatTCATTATAACATAAAGGGAAGTTTGTTTACATGAAAATCCTCACAAGCATCGTGTCATCTTAGCAATCTGACAAGATGAAAaatgttcttcttttctttctatATTTCTATTTGACTGGAATTGACATTTTATCCATATTTGCATACAGCTTAACGCAAATATGCCAAAAGCAATAACACACACAACAGTCGAAATGCCGCAAATCGGTCAGCCGTTCTTGCGACCTCGTTGCCATGGCTCTCCACTTCCCTTCCCCAGGAGTGGGAGAGAGTCCAGAGGGAGCGAAGAAGAGAGAccttgggaacgaggttgtcgTCCTTGTCTAAAGGGGATATGaaagaattaaagaaaaaaaaaaaaacaaaccaagaaTACTTCACCGAAACAATGAACATGGCAACATTATTAGAACACTGTTTGGTCGTTTTTGGATTGCCACGCGTAAAATGATAGCTTTTTCCCAGCAACTCCTACATCTGCAAACATTTGAAACCTCTGTCAAAATGCCTTGAAGATTTTACACCTGGCCCCCGGGCCCGGGGGGGTACTGCCTTATTTGTGTTATACGGGTATGTGCCGCTGGACAGGGTATGGTTTTTTGGCCTCGCTGTCCTAAAACAGGGTATACAATTTGACTTGCCTCTGTCCTAAACAGGTTTAGAACTTGTCCTAAACGGGGTATGGTATTACGAGCCGAGAGACTTAAACCCAGACTGCGAGCAGTCTCGTTCTTTTC
This sequence is a window from Acropora palmata chromosome 9, jaAcrPala1.3, whole genome shotgun sequence. Protein-coding genes within it:
- the LOC141893443 gene encoding programmed cell death protein 10-like codes for the protein MALDGEESTPVPNLALETIVKPALRELEPSYDTEMVKKLGAAFAKAEKEIPGVTQQIVGEIMKSAHFNLPVNMNEILLLCAANNSQDYSFAIKELEFASLSKKAKDLKAILAKIPAEISNRQKFLQTIKDIATAIKDLLDAVNEVFKNCQSVGKMAQYKEALERNKKEFVKYSKNFSDTLKQYFKDQRAEAVYLSANRLINQTNHILYMFKLAGSS